In Sinorhizobium numidicum, the following proteins share a genomic window:
- a CDS encoding SPW repeat protein, giving the protein MANTLMAGRRAQDWVNLVLAVCLFLSPWVIGFSADVVPTWNAWISGIVLGILAVAALSAFAEWEEWANMVVGLWVIVSPWLLGFMANTNAMWTHVILGLLVAAIAAWAVWDYRHPHSA; this is encoded by the coding sequence ATGGCTAACACTCTAATGGCAGGAAGAAGAGCCCAGGACTGGGTGAATCTGGTCTTGGCAGTGTGCCTGTTCCTTTCTCCCTGGGTCATCGGTTTCTCGGCTGACGTCGTACCGACCTGGAACGCATGGATTTCCGGCATTGTGCTCGGCATCCTTGCGGTTGCAGCCCTCTCGGCCTTCGCCGAGTGGGAGGAATGGGCAAATATGGTGGTCGGCCTGTGGGTGATCGTTTCTCCCTGGCTACTCGGCTTTATGGCAAATACGAACGCAATGTGGACCCACGTCATTCTGGGTCTGCTTGTCGCCGCCATTGCGGCCTGGGCTGTCTGGGACTATCGCCACCCGCACTCCGCCTAG
- a CDS encoding ThuA domain-containing protein yields the protein MAINTIVWGENIHEQTNAVVREIYPNGMHNTIAAALNADPAIEATTATLQEPEHGLSEARLASTDVLLWWGHKDHGAVADEIVERVAKRVWEGMGLIVLHSGHFSKVFKRLMGTPCALKWREAGERERVWVINPRHPIAEGLGENFVIENEEMYGEQFSVPEPLETVFISWFAGGEVFRSGLTWRRGAGNIFYFRPGHETYPTYHDATVHKVLRNAVKWAHNPQGTYKAIHEAPNVPVEKALEPIVERGPKLHRAGEAGYR from the coding sequence TTGGCTATCAACACGATCGTGTGGGGTGAGAACATCCACGAACAGACGAATGCGGTGGTTCGGGAGATCTATCCGAACGGCATGCACAACACGATCGCCGCGGCGCTGAATGCCGATCCGGCGATCGAAGCGACGACGGCTACGCTGCAGGAGCCGGAGCATGGACTGAGCGAGGCGCGGCTGGCTTCGACCGACGTGCTTTTGTGGTGGGGCCACAAGGACCATGGCGCCGTCGCCGACGAGATCGTCGAGCGAGTTGCCAAGCGGGTATGGGAAGGCATGGGGCTGATCGTGCTCCATTCCGGCCATTTCTCAAAGGTCTTCAAACGGCTGATGGGGACGCCCTGCGCCCTCAAATGGCGCGAAGCGGGCGAGCGCGAGCGCGTCTGGGTGATCAATCCGCGACATCCGATCGCCGAAGGCCTCGGGGAGAACTTCGTCATCGAGAATGAGGAGATGTATGGCGAGCAGTTTTCGGTGCCGGAGCCGCTGGAGACGGTCTTCATCTCCTGGTTTGCCGGCGGCGAGGTATTCCGTTCGGGGCTGACCTGGCGGCGCGGCGCGGGCAACATCTTCTATTTCCGCCCCGGCCACGAGACCTATCCGACCTACCACGACGCAACGGTCCACAAGGTGCTGCGCAACGCCGTGAAGTGGGCCCACAACCCGCAAGGCACCTATAAGGCGATCCATGAGGCGCCGAACGTACCGGTGGAGAAGGCACTGGAGCCGATCGTCGAGCGCGGTCCAAAGCTGCATAGGGCCGGCGAAGCCGGCTACAGGTGA
- a CDS encoding Gfo/Idh/MocA family protein, whose protein sequence is MRLLILGTGGMANSHANAFAKIEGVEMVGALDVDPARAKAFAATHGIPETFNSLDEAISWGQFDAVANVTPDKAHHPTTMALITAGKHVLCEKPLAENYEKAAEMAAAAERSGLVTMVNLTYRNVAPLQKARELVLAGEIGQVRHIEASYLQSWLVSKAWGDWASESKWLWRLSTRHGSNGVLGDVGIHILDFAGYGAGSAVERVFARLKAFDKVPGNRIGEYDLDANDSFAMTAEFANGAMGVIHASRWATGHLNELRLRLHGDKGALEVIHTPDGSSLRACLGADVEKAVWRAVDAGSVATNYQRFAEAVRAGRSVEPGFRHAADLQKVLDLAIETERERRELGVAEVVPIADERAVVGA, encoded by the coding sequence ATGCGTCTGCTCATACTCGGAACCGGCGGCATGGCGAACAGCCACGCAAACGCCTTTGCCAAGATCGAGGGTGTCGAAATGGTCGGCGCCCTCGATGTCGACCCGGCCCGCGCCAAGGCCTTCGCCGCCACGCACGGCATCCCTGAAACCTTCAACTCGCTCGATGAGGCGATCTCCTGGGGCCAGTTCGACGCGGTAGCAAACGTGACGCCGGATAAGGCCCACCATCCGACGACGATGGCGCTGATTACTGCCGGCAAGCATGTATTGTGCGAAAAACCGCTGGCGGAGAATTACGAAAAGGCCGCGGAGATGGCGGCCGCGGCGGAGCGCTCCGGCCTCGTCACGATGGTCAACCTCACCTACCGCAATGTCGCGCCGCTTCAGAAGGCGCGCGAGCTGGTGCTGGCCGGCGAGATCGGCCAGGTGCGGCATATCGAAGCCTCCTATCTGCAGAGCTGGCTGGTGTCGAAAGCCTGGGGCGACTGGGCGAGCGAATCGAAATGGCTGTGGCGCCTGTCTACGAGACATGGCTCAAACGGCGTGCTCGGCGACGTCGGGATCCATATCCTCGACTTCGCCGGTTATGGCGCCGGCAGCGCGGTCGAACGCGTGTTCGCGCGGCTGAAAGCCTTCGACAAGGTGCCGGGCAACCGCATCGGCGAATATGATCTCGACGCCAATGACAGTTTTGCGATGACGGCGGAGTTCGCCAACGGCGCGATGGGGGTGATTCACGCCAGCCGCTGGGCGACCGGGCATCTGAACGAGCTGAGGCTGCGGCTGCATGGCGACAAGGGCGCGCTAGAGGTGATCCATACGCCGGACGGTTCGAGCTTGCGCGCCTGCCTCGGGGCGGATGTGGAGAAGGCGGTGTGGCGCGCCGTCGACGCCGGCAGCGTCGCGACCAACTATCAGCGTTTCGCCGAGGCGGTCAGGGCCGGCCGCAGCGTCGAGCCCGGCTTCCGCCATGCGGCCGACCTGCAGAAGGTTCTCGATCTCGCCATTGAAACCGAACGCGAGCGCCGCGAACTCGGTGTCGCGGAGGTGGTTCCGATTGCGGACGAGCGGGCGGTCGTGGGAGCATAG
- a CDS encoding TetR family transcriptional regulator — protein MNDLADSSVDARQENVTRILNSAERLFRHYGYAKTNVADIARDLEMSPANIYRFFASKQEIHQAICGRMLAASYQQAYDISRLPLSASERLRRYVHGQHKMTVETMLDEQKVHEMVVVAIERDWHVIEKHIDRIDQLLAEIIRDGIRAGEFAEQDPEVAARCFGAAVVTLCHPQIVAQCLAKQNRATPDELIEYAIEALKK, from the coding sequence ATGAACGATCTCGCAGACAGCAGCGTCGATGCCAGACAGGAAAACGTGACGCGGATTCTTAATTCCGCCGAGCGGCTGTTCAGGCATTATGGCTATGCCAAGACGAATGTCGCCGACATTGCCCGCGATCTCGAAATGTCGCCGGCCAACATCTATCGCTTCTTCGCGTCGAAGCAGGAGATCCACCAGGCAATCTGTGGCCGCATGCTAGCTGCGAGCTATCAGCAGGCCTACGACATTTCCCGTCTTCCTCTCAGCGCTTCCGAGCGGTTGCGCCGCTATGTCCACGGTCAGCACAAGATGACAGTGGAGACCATGCTCGACGAGCAGAAGGTGCACGAGATGGTCGTCGTGGCGATCGAGCGGGACTGGCACGTCATCGAAAAGCACATCGACCGCATAGATCAGCTTCTTGCCGAGATCATTCGCGACGGCATTCGGGCCGGCGAATTCGCAGAACAGGATCCGGAAGTCGCCGCCAGATGTTTTGGAGCCGCCGTAGTGACGCTCTGTCACCCGCAGATCGTAGCTCAGTGTCTTGCGAAGCAGAACCGCGCAACACCCGATGAGCTGATCGAATACGCAATCGAGGCGCTGAAGAAGTAG
- a CDS encoding efflux RND transporter periplasmic adaptor subunit translates to MFSPRVFRKPFVAGLLAVAAGVALSGCSEEKTETKEIVRPVKVVEIVKTGEARELDYSGSVKARTEMNLGFRVAGKITERLVNIGDRVKPGDLLARIDPTDYQLAVKSAEASLIAAEKQVQTTALTKVRAEQLFTREFSSKAQLDQATLLYDQAVSTRDAAASSLDQAKNQVTYTDLKSDQNGIVTAVNADVGQVVGAGTPVVTVAVDGEKEVQIAVPEIYISEFKPGKKVKARFWSDEALVLDGNVREVSGSADQQSRTFSVRVSLPNDERVLLGMTATIEAAASNSYAPLSIPLSALSKKDGKDIVWVVDRNASAVHARPVKLADFADDGVRVAEGIEPGDLVVAAGTQFMAENLKVKLPAAEQQSALAETGEIVR, encoded by the coding sequence ATGTTTTCGCCGAGAGTTTTCCGTAAACCGTTCGTTGCCGGTCTCCTGGCCGTCGCCGCTGGCGTCGCCCTATCCGGCTGCTCGGAGGAGAAGACCGAAACGAAAGAGATCGTCCGTCCTGTCAAGGTCGTGGAGATCGTCAAGACAGGTGAGGCGCGCGAGCTCGACTATTCGGGCTCGGTGAAAGCCCGCACGGAAATGAACCTCGGCTTTCGCGTCGCCGGTAAAATCACCGAGCGGCTCGTCAATATTGGCGATCGGGTGAAGCCGGGCGACCTTCTTGCCCGTATCGACCCGACCGACTACCAGCTTGCGGTCAAGAGCGCCGAGGCAAGCCTGATCGCGGCTGAAAAACAGGTGCAAACGACGGCGCTGACGAAAGTCCGGGCCGAACAGCTCTTCACCAGGGAATTCTCTTCCAAGGCTCAGCTCGACCAAGCGACCTTGCTCTACGATCAGGCAGTCTCCACGCGCGACGCCGCCGCCTCATCGCTCGATCAGGCCAAGAACCAGGTGACCTATACGGATCTGAAGTCCGACCAGAACGGCATCGTGACGGCGGTCAATGCGGATGTCGGCCAAGTCGTCGGCGCGGGCACGCCTGTTGTCACCGTCGCAGTCGACGGCGAGAAGGAAGTGCAGATTGCGGTGCCCGAAATCTACATTTCCGAGTTCAAGCCAGGCAAAAAAGTCAAGGCGCGTTTCTGGTCGGATGAGGCGCTCGTGCTTGACGGCAATGTGCGCGAGGTCTCCGGCAGCGCCGACCAGCAATCTCGGACCTTCTCCGTACGCGTCAGTTTGCCGAACGACGAGCGCGTTCTGCTCGGGATGACGGCGACCATCGAGGCCGCCGCCAGCAATTCGTACGCGCCCCTTTCGATCCCCTTGAGCGCTCTTTCTAAGAAGGACGGCAAAGATATCGTCTGGGTGGTCGACCGCAATGCGTCGGCCGTTCACGCCCGGCCCGTCAAGCTCGCCGACTTTGCCGATGACGGGGTGCGCGTCGCCGAGGGTATCGAACCAGGTGACCTCGTCGTCGCCGCCGGCACGCAGTTCATGGCCGAAAACCTTAAAGTGAAGCTACCGGCGGCCGAACAGCAATCCGCCCTCGCCGAAACAGGCGAAATCGTCCGCTAG
- a CDS encoding efflux RND transporter permease subunit, translated as MHASTEDKKPFNLSRWAIGHPSIARFLFALIIITGALGLVRMGQREDPEFTFRVMVVQAVWPGASIQEMEDQVVNKIERKLQETPHLDFVRSYTRAGSAIITLQIEGDTNADEVADAFYQVRKKVADIANELPEGLLGPYFNDEFGDTFITLHSISGEGYSYPELKRFAIEGRDMLLTTPGVEKVVILGDQPEKIYIDISSKVLAERGLTLNDLRNAISGQNDVDLAGSVDTGQRSVRISVEGGVTKIDDIRELRLRAGSQTIRLGDIASVTSGLEDPYSRKFRFNGHDSVQIGVVMAKGFKVTDVGKAVEATYERFESALPYGMTVDQVSNQPEVVTEAISEFMHALGEALIIVLVVSFLSIGWRSGLVIAIAIPLVLAATFAIMYELGIDLQRISLGALIIALGLLVDDAMIVVEMMERKLEEGLVKIEAASFAYSSTAFPMLTGTLITTAGFIPVGFAASTAGEYVRSLFYVVGIALVVSWFVAVYFTPWLGYMILKQRHHAGSHHDAFDTRFYRRLRATVGWAVRHRVIVLVMTLVTFAASLWAFQFIPKNFFPQSSRPEILVDLWLPEGTSIKEVEKQAKALEARMMDDEDKRFIATYIGEGAPRFFLPLDQQLRNPNFAQLLVMAKDEAARERLIVKLRTVLAEDFPSVRAKVDRLFLGPPTGWPVQLRVMGPDRQEVRRIADQVKAKFAENPLLGAVHDDWLEPVPAMKLVIDQDRARALGVTSQRIRQMLQATMSGVPLDDFRDGEETVSIVAREPDGNRHLLSAVNSVYVPTDFGGFVPVSQVAKVVPVIEQGVEWRRDRLPTITVRATLPDGVQSNDVTMKLYDELQGLRDGLAPGYKVEIQGGAEDSAESQASIAAKAPIMLVVIVVLLMVQLQHFGKSMLVLATGPLGIIGAAAALLISGAPFGFVAILGVIALLGIIIRNSIILVDQIDQDIAAGMERSEAIIGAAVRRFRPITLTALTAVLALIPISRGVFWGPLAYAMMGGILVATVLTILVLPAGYALFFGKEPKAREAEPEEAPSAVDEEEEGRMYPVPLAAE; from the coding sequence ATGCACGCCTCCACTGAGGACAAGAAACCGTTCAATCTTTCGCGTTGGGCGATCGGCCATCCAAGTATTGCGCGCTTCCTCTTCGCGCTGATCATCATTACCGGCGCTCTCGGCCTCGTTCGGATGGGGCAGCGCGAGGATCCGGAATTCACATTCCGCGTCATGGTGGTGCAGGCCGTCTGGCCCGGCGCATCCATTCAGGAGATGGAAGACCAGGTCGTCAACAAGATCGAGCGCAAGCTGCAGGAAACGCCGCATCTCGATTTCGTCCGCTCCTATACGCGCGCCGGCAGCGCCATCATCACGCTGCAGATCGAGGGCGACACCAACGCGGACGAGGTTGCCGACGCCTTTTATCAGGTGCGCAAGAAGGTCGCCGACATTGCCAACGAACTGCCCGAAGGCTTGCTCGGCCCCTACTTCAACGATGAGTTCGGCGATACCTTCATCACGCTGCACTCGATCAGCGGCGAAGGCTACAGTTATCCTGAACTGAAGAGGTTCGCGATCGAAGGCCGCGATATGCTGCTGACGACGCCGGGCGTCGAGAAGGTGGTCATTCTCGGCGATCAGCCGGAGAAAATCTATATCGACATTTCCTCCAAGGTCCTCGCCGAGCGCGGGCTGACGCTCAACGATCTGCGCAACGCCATTAGCGGCCAGAACGATGTCGACCTTGCCGGTTCCGTCGATACCGGTCAGCGCTCGGTGCGCATTTCCGTCGAAGGCGGCGTCACAAAAATCGATGATATCCGCGAACTGAGATTGCGCGCGGGCAGCCAGACAATCCGGCTCGGCGACATCGCGAGCGTCACGTCCGGCCTCGAAGACCCCTATTCGCGCAAGTTTCGTTTCAACGGACATGATAGCGTTCAGATCGGCGTCGTCATGGCCAAGGGCTTCAAGGTCACCGATGTCGGCAAAGCTGTCGAAGCGACCTATGAACGTTTCGAATCCGCGCTCCCCTACGGCATGACGGTCGACCAGGTCTCCAATCAGCCGGAGGTCGTGACCGAGGCGATCAGCGAATTCATGCATGCGCTCGGCGAAGCGCTGATCATCGTGCTCGTGGTCTCCTTCCTGTCGATCGGCTGGCGCTCCGGTCTCGTGATTGCCATTGCCATACCGCTCGTGCTCGCAGCCACCTTCGCGATCATGTACGAACTCGGCATCGACCTGCAGCGCATCTCACTTGGGGCCCTCATCATCGCTCTCGGCTTGCTCGTCGACGACGCGATGATCGTCGTCGAAATGATGGAGCGCAAACTCGAGGAAGGCCTGGTCAAGATCGAGGCGGCGAGCTTTGCCTATTCCTCGACCGCCTTTCCGATGCTGACCGGCACACTGATCACCACCGCCGGCTTCATCCCGGTCGGTTTTGCCGCATCGACTGCCGGCGAGTATGTCCGCTCGCTCTTCTACGTCGTCGGCATCGCGCTGGTGGTATCGTGGTTCGTGGCAGTCTATTTCACGCCCTGGCTCGGCTACATGATCCTAAAGCAGCGCCACCACGCGGGCAGCCATCACGACGCCTTCGATACGCGCTTCTACCGGCGCCTGAGGGCAACCGTCGGATGGGCGGTGCGCCACCGCGTCATCGTTCTCGTCATGACCCTTGTTACCTTCGCGGCAAGTCTCTGGGCCTTCCAGTTCATTCCGAAGAATTTCTTTCCGCAGTCGTCGCGGCCCGAAATCCTTGTCGATCTCTGGCTCCCGGAAGGAACCAGCATCAAGGAAGTCGAAAAGCAGGCCAAGGCTCTTGAAGCGCGAATGATGGACGATGAGGACAAGCGCTTCATCGCCACCTATATCGGCGAGGGCGCGCCACGCTTCTTCCTGCCGCTCGACCAGCAGCTTCGCAATCCGAATTTCGCGCAGCTTCTCGTCATGGCGAAGGACGAGGCGGCCCGCGAACGGCTGATCGTCAAATTGCGTACGGTTCTTGCCGAAGATTTCCCCTCTGTTCGCGCCAAGGTCGACCGCCTGTTCCTCGGCCCCCCGACGGGCTGGCCGGTGCAGTTGCGTGTAATGGGGCCGGACCGCCAGGAAGTGCGCCGTATCGCCGATCAGGTGAAGGCGAAGTTCGCCGAAAACCCACTGCTTGGCGCCGTTCATGACGACTGGCTGGAGCCGGTGCCGGCGATGAAACTGGTGATCGATCAGGATCGCGCCCGCGCGCTAGGCGTCACATCGCAACGCATCCGCCAGATGCTGCAGGCAACGATGTCCGGCGTGCCGCTCGACGATTTCCGCGACGGCGAGGAAACGGTTTCTATCGTCGCGCGAGAACCGGACGGCAACCGGCACCTGCTCTCGGCCGTCAATTCCGTCTACGTGCCCACCGATTTCGGCGGTTTCGTTCCGGTCTCGCAGGTGGCCAAAGTCGTACCGGTGATCGAGCAGGGTGTCGAGTGGCGGCGCGATCGCCTGCCGACCATTACCGTCCGCGCCACTCTGCCGGACGGCGTCCAGTCAAACGACGTGACGATGAAGCTCTATGACGAGCTGCAGGGTCTGAGAGACGGCCTCGCCCCCGGCTACAAGGTCGAGATCCAGGGCGGAGCGGAAGACAGCGCCGAGAGCCAGGCCTCGATCGCTGCCAAGGCGCCGATCATGCTGGTCGTCATCGTCGTGCTGCTGATGGTGCAACTCCAGCATTTCGGCAAGTCGATGCTGGTACTGGCGACTGGGCCGCTCGGCATCATCGGGGCGGCCGCGGCCTTGCTGATCAGCGGCGCTCCCTTCGGCTTCGTCGCCATTCTGGGCGTCATCGCGCTGCTCGGTATCATCATCCGCAACTCGATCATCCTTGTCGATCAGATCGACCAGGATATCGCCGCGGGCATGGAACGATCCGAGGCGATCATCGGCGCCGCGGTTCGCCGCTTCAGGCCGATCACGTTGACGGCGCTGACCGCGGTGCTGGCTCTGATCCCGATCTCACGCGGCGTATTCTGGGGGCCGCTTGCCTACGCGATGATGGGCGGCATTCTGGTTGCGACGGTGCTGACGATCCTTGTTCTGCCGGCCGGTTACGCGCTGTTCTTCGGCAAGGAGCCGAAGGCCCGCGAGGCGGAGCCGGAGGAGGCGCCGTCGGCGGTGGACGAGGAAGAGGAAGGCAGGATGTATCCTGTACCCTTGGCGGCGGAGTGA
- a CDS encoding ABC transporter ATP-binding protein: MAELQLRDIRKSFGAFEVIKGVSMDIKPGEFMVFVGPSGCGKSTLLRLIAGLEEITSGTLAFDGQIVNHLVPSKRGIAMVFQSYALYPHMTVFENMSFGMQLAGKDKQQCRKRVEAAAEMLQLTPYLQRLPRQLSGGQRQRVAIGRAIVRDPKVFLFDEPLSNLDAALRVATRIEIAKLHRSMHNTTMIYVTHDQVEAMTLADRICVLRDGVVEQIGTPLELYEKPNSVFVAGFIGSPKMNFLSGPFADTYDAKTIGIRAEHLEIDGEGGQWTGTVIHSEMLGSDSYIYLDIGAGEPVIVRESGTSRHQPGQTVRISPAAGHIHRFDAAGRATGRLEIRGAA, translated from the coding sequence ATGGCAGAGCTTCAACTCAGAGACATTCGCAAGTCCTTCGGCGCCTTCGAGGTGATCAAGGGCGTGAGCATGGATATCAAGCCGGGCGAGTTCATGGTCTTTGTAGGCCCTTCCGGCTGCGGCAAATCCACGCTGCTCAGGCTGATCGCCGGGCTGGAGGAAATCACCTCCGGCACGCTCGCCTTCGACGGCCAGATCGTCAACCATCTTGTGCCGTCGAAGCGCGGCATTGCCATGGTTTTCCAATCCTATGCGCTTTATCCGCATATGACTGTCTTCGAGAACATGTCTTTCGGCATGCAGCTCGCCGGCAAGGACAAGCAGCAATGCAGGAAAAGAGTAGAGGCGGCGGCGGAAATGCTGCAGCTCACACCTTATCTGCAGAGGCTACCGCGTCAGCTCTCCGGCGGCCAGCGGCAGCGGGTGGCGATCGGCCGCGCTATCGTGCGCGACCCCAAGGTGTTCCTGTTCGACGAGCCGCTTTCCAATCTCGATGCGGCACTGCGCGTCGCGACCCGTATCGAGATCGCCAAGCTGCATCGCAGCATGCACAACACGACGATGATCTACGTGACTCACGATCAGGTCGAGGCGATGACACTCGCTGACCGCATCTGCGTGCTGAGGGACGGGGTAGTCGAGCAAATCGGCACGCCGCTCGAGCTCTATGAGAAGCCGAATTCGGTTTTCGTCGCGGGCTTCATCGGGTCGCCGAAGATGAATTTCCTCTCCGGCCCCTTCGCCGACACCTACGATGCCAAGACGATCGGCATCCGTGCGGAACACCTGGAGATCGACGGCGAGGGCGGGCAATGGACCGGAACCGTCATCCATTCGGAGATGCTCGGGTCCGACAGCTACATCTATCTCGACATCGGCGCCGGCGAACCGGTGATCGTCAGAGAGAGCGGCACCTCCAGACACCAACCGGGGCAGACCGTGCGGATTTCGCCTGCCGCCGGGCATATTCACCGCTTCGATGCGGCGGGACGGGCGACCGGGCGCCTGGAAATACGAGGTGCGGCCTAA
- a CDS encoding carbohydrate ABC transporter permease, whose product MIATLAKRTAFYALVMTIIVIAVFPFYYAILTSLKSGTALFRVDYWPTELSLANYASVVSQGSFLRNLGNSLLVATLVVGISLLFAITAAYALGRVRFRGRSLLLLTILSVSMFPQIAVLAGLFELIRSIGIFNTPLALIFSYMIFTLPFTVWVLTTFMRDLPVEIEEAAIVDGASPWVIITRVFMPLMWPALVTTGLLAFIAAWNEFLFALTFTSSNTQRTVPVAIALLSGSSQFEIPWGSIMAASVIVTVPLVILVLIFQRRIISGLTAGGVKG is encoded by the coding sequence ATGATCGCCACACTCGCAAAGCGCACCGCCTTCTACGCGCTCGTCATGACAATCATCGTGATAGCGGTCTTTCCCTTCTATTACGCCATTCTGACGAGCCTAAAATCCGGCACGGCCCTGTTCCGGGTGGATTATTGGCCGACGGAACTCTCGCTGGCTAATTACGCCAGCGTCGTGTCGCAGGGCAGCTTTCTCAGGAATCTCGGAAACTCGCTGCTCGTCGCAACGCTGGTCGTCGGCATTTCCCTGTTGTTCGCGATCACGGCGGCCTATGCGCTCGGACGCGTACGCTTCCGCGGACGATCATTGCTCCTGCTCACCATTCTGTCGGTATCGATGTTTCCGCAGATTGCGGTTCTGGCAGGCCTGTTCGAGCTCATCCGGTCGATCGGCATCTTTAATACGCCCCTGGCGTTGATCTTCTCCTACATGATCTTCACCTTGCCCTTCACGGTCTGGGTGCTCACCACCTTCATGCGGGACCTGCCGGTCGAGATCGAGGAGGCGGCAATCGTCGATGGCGCTTCTCCCTGGGTCATCATTACCAGGGTCTTCATGCCGCTGATGTGGCCCGCGTTGGTGACGACAGGATTGCTTGCCTTCATCGCTGCATGGAACGAGTTCCTGTTCGCGCTGACATTCACGTCTTCGAATACGCAGCGCACCGTGCCGGTCGCGATCGCGCTGTTGTCCGGCAGCAGTCAGTTTGAAATTCCCTGGGGCAGCATCATGGCGGCCTCGGTCATAGTCACGGTGCCCCTCGTGATCCTCGTCCTGATTTTTCAGCGGCGGATCATTTCCGGCCTCACCGCCGGCGGCGTCAAAGGATGA
- a CDS encoding M10 family metallopeptidase — MSGTGKSTQFLAATGNSLIDGVLSGSAWNGTIYYAFPTLGSSYSYSGEKNSGFTDISTAQKNTALFAMEQSFGSAANDGFSVEGFTNASFALGSATSATIRFAQSKVPKTAYAYMPGTYAQAGDIWFGTAYAGTVDDYRKPVAGNYAWHTLLHELGHALGLKHGHEAEGAFGPLPTQYDSIEYSIMTYRGFVGAGDDGGYGYEQYGAPQTFMMADIAGLQEMYGADFTTNSGNTVYKWTPASGATLVNGETAISPGANRIFATIWDGGGNDTYDLTAYKTGLKIDLRPGKASTFSADQLAYLGGGPNDGYARGNIFNALLYHSDTRSLIENVKGGSAADTIIGNQVANSLLSYAGNDTLYGDSGNDWLYGGIGADTLNGGNGNDRLLGETGADRLTGGTGADSFRFRALAESTVASTGRDTIYDFVASQSDRIDLSAIDANSTVTGNQSFLFVGTAAFAGRKGELRYDRAASDTYIYGDVNGDRKADFAIHLDDALTLQKGYFVL; from the coding sequence ATGAGCGGCACCGGAAAATCCACCCAGTTTCTCGCGGCGACGGGCAACAGCCTGATCGACGGCGTGCTGTCGGGTTCGGCTTGGAACGGCACGATCTATTACGCCTTTCCGACCTTGGGCAGCAGTTATAGCTACAGCGGCGAGAAAAACAGCGGCTTTACTGACATATCGACAGCGCAGAAAAACACCGCGCTTTTCGCCATGGAGCAGTCCTTCGGTTCGGCCGCCAATGACGGCTTTTCCGTCGAGGGCTTCACCAATGCCAGCTTCGCTTTGGGAAGCGCGACCAGTGCAACGATCCGGTTTGCGCAGTCGAAAGTGCCGAAGACGGCCTACGCCTATATGCCGGGCACCTATGCTCAGGCCGGCGACATCTGGTTCGGCACGGCCTATGCCGGCACGGTAGATGACTATCGCAAGCCCGTGGCCGGGAACTACGCATGGCACACGCTGCTGCACGAGCTCGGCCACGCGCTCGGCCTGAAGCACGGTCACGAGGCAGAAGGCGCCTTCGGCCCTCTGCCCACGCAATACGACTCGATCGAATATTCGATCATGACCTACCGAGGTTTCGTCGGCGCCGGGGACGATGGCGGTTACGGGTATGAACAGTATGGCGCGCCGCAGACCTTCATGATGGCCGATATCGCCGGACTACAGGAAATGTACGGTGCCGACTTCACGACCAACAGCGGCAACACGGTCTATAAATGGACGCCCGCCAGCGGCGCGACACTGGTGAACGGCGAGACTGCCATCTCTCCGGGTGCCAACCGCATCTTCGCCACCATATGGGATGGGGGCGGCAACGATACCTACGATCTCACTGCCTACAAGACTGGCCTCAAGATCGATCTGCGGCCCGGCAAAGCCTCGACCTTCAGCGCCGACCAGCTCGCTTATCTCGGCGGCGGTCCGAATGACGGCTACGCGCGCGGCAATATTTTCAACGCGTTGCTTTATCACAGCGACACGCGCTCTCTGATCGAGAACGTCAAGGGAGGTTCGGCCGCCGACACGATCATCGGCAACCAGGTGGCCAATAGTCTGCTCAGTTATGCCGGCAACGACACTCTGTACGGCGACAGCGGTAATGACTGGCTTTACGGCGGCATCGGAGCCGACACCCTCAATGGCGGCAATGGCAATGATCGTCTGCTGGGGGAGACAGGAGCGGACCGGCTGACGGGCGGCACAGGAGCCGACAGCTTCAGGTTCAGGGCATTGGCGGAGAGCACCGTTGCCTCCACCGGCCGCGACACGATCTACGACTTCGTAGCCTCGCAATCCGACAGGATCGATCTCTCGGCGATCGATGCCAACTCTACTGTCACAGGCAACCAGAGTTTTCTCTTCGTCGGGACGGCCGCCTTCGCCGGCCGGAAAGGAGAGCTGCGCTACGATCGCGCCGCCTCCGACACCTACATCTATGGCGATGTAAACGGCGACAGGAAGGCGGATTTCGCCATCCACCTGGACGACGCCTTGACCCTTCAGAAGGGCTATTTTGTTCTATAG